The Mytilus galloprovincialis chromosome 4, xbMytGall1.hap1.1, whole genome shotgun sequence genome contains a region encoding:
- the LOC143071189 gene encoding isocitrate dehydrogenase [NAD] subunit alpha, mitochondrial-like: MASRLLRKAIVCFSEKVTPQSLSSCRQMSSGVQQITMIPGDGIGPEISQSVKDIFSASGVPVEWEDVDVTPVKGPDGNFRLPQKIFDSMSRTKVGLKGPLATPIGKGHQSLNLALRKAFTLYANVRPCKSIEGFKTPYNNVDLVTIRENTEGEYSGIEHIIVDGVVQSIKLITEEASMRVAEYAFKYAHDNNRDSVTAVHKANIMRMSDGLFLKCCRHVAEKNPDMKFREMYLDTVCLNMVQDPTQFDVLVMPNLYGDILSDLCAGLIGGLGVTPSGNIGEDGAIFESVHGTAPDIAGQDKANPTALLLSAVMMLRHLGYTEHARRIEVSAFEVIREGKVLTGDLGGSSKCSELTQEICRKVQELA; the protein is encoded by the exons gTGACACCACAAAGTCTTTCATCATGCAGACAGATGTCCTCTGGT GTTCAGCAGATCACCATGATACCAGGAGATGGCATTGGTCCGGAAATATCACAGTCTGTAAAAGATATCTTCAGTGCAAGTGGG GTACCTGTGGAATGGGAAGATGTTGATGTCACCCCAGTAAAAGGTCCTGATGGAAACTTTAGACTACCTCAAAAAATATTTGACTCTATGAGTAGAACAAAGGTTGGACTGAAAGGTCCATTGGCAACACCAATAGGAAAAGGTCACCAGTCCTTGAACTTAGCACTTAGGAA AGCTTTTACATTATATGCCAATGTTAGACCATGTAAATCTATAGAAGGTTTTAAAACACCTTACAACAATGTAGATCTGGTGACAATTAGAGAAAATACTGAAGGAGAATACAGTGGAATAGAACATATA atAGTTGATGGTGTAGTACAAAGTATAAAATTGATAACAGAAGAAGCATCAATGAGAGTTGCAGAGTATGCCTTCAAGTATGCACATGATAATAACAGGGATTCAGTAACCGCTGTACATAAAGCAAATATCAT GCGAATGTCTGATGGACTCTTCCTGAAATGCTGTCGACATGTAGCAGAAAAAAATCCTGATATGAAATTTAGAGAAATGTATTTAGACACAGTTTGTTTaaat ATGGTACAAGATCCTACTCAGTTTGATGTGTTAGTTATGCCTAATCTTTATGGTGATATTTTAAG TGATCTCTGTGCTGGATTAATTGGTGGCTTAGGAGTGACACCTAGTGGCAATATTGGAGAGGATGGTGCTATCTTTGAATCT GTGCATGGTACTGCCCCAGACATAGCTGGTCAGGACAAGGCAAACCCTACAGCTTTGTTACTTAGTGCTGTTATGATGCTTAGACATCTAGGGTATACAGAACATGCTCGTAGAATTGAGGTTTCAGCATTTGAAGTTATAAGAGAAGGAAAG gtTTTGACTGGTGATTTAGGAGGATCTTCAAAGTGTTCAGAATTAACTCAAGAAATTTGTCGGAAGGTTCAAGAATTGGCATAA